A window of the Corythoichthys intestinalis isolate RoL2023-P3 chromosome 6, ASM3026506v1, whole genome shotgun sequence genome harbors these coding sequences:
- the smtla gene encoding LOW QUALITY PROTEIN: somatolactin alpha (The sequence of the model RefSeq protein was modified relative to this genomic sequence to represent the inferred CDS: substituted 1 base at 1 genomic stop codon), whose protein sequence is MNRTDPXLLVYMQVCSASGPTGTCIYTVHLCLLSAFRGALWAALLWPCLFSASFLLECTDQDQVIHPYCLSISQEKLMDRVIQHAELIYRVSEESCSLFEDIFVPYPLRLQRNQAAYACLTKAIPIPSSIGEVQQMSDKWLLHSVLMLVQSWIEPLVYLQTTLDRYDGAPEMLLNKTKWMSDKLISLEHGVVVLIKKMLNEGLMTSYSEQGLFQYEMQTDVVESVMRDYILLSCFKKDSHKMETFLKLLKCRQTDIYNCS, encoded by the exons ATGAATAGAACAGATCCGTAATTGTTAGTTTACATGCAGGTATGCTCTGCCTCCGGTCCCACGGG AACATGCATTTACACTGTGCATCTGTGTTTGCTTTCAGCTTTCCGGGGAGCTCTATGGGCTGCTTTGTTATGGCCCTGCCTCTTTAGCGCCAGCTTTCTGCTTGAGTGTACAGACCAGGACCAGGTCATCCACCCTTACTGTTTATCTATCTCACAAGAGAAGCTGATGGACAGGGTGATCCAACATGCCGAGCTCATCTACCGTGTCTCAGAAGAGTCATGTTCTTTATTT GAGGACATATTCGTACCATATCCGTTGCGGCTTCAAAGGAACCAAGCGGCATATGCATGCCTTACAAAAGCCATCCCCATTCCAAGTTCCATTGGTGAAGTCCAACAGATGTCT GACAAATGGTTGTTACATTCTGTACTAATGCTGGTTCAGTCATGGATCGAGCCCTTGGTCTACCTACAGACAACACTGGACCGTTATGATGGTGCTCCAGAAATGCTCCTCAACAAGACCAAGTGGATGTCTGACAAACTTATCAGTCTCGAGCATGGAGTGGTCGTTCTCATCAAAAAG ATGCTGAACGAGGGCCTAATGACAAGTTACAGCGAACAAGGCCTGTTCCAATATGAAATGCAAACAGATGTGGTGGAATCTGTCATGAGGGACTATATCTTACTCAGTTGCTTCAAGAAAGATTCCCATAAGATGGAGACATTCCTCAAGCTTCTCAAATGTAGACAAACTGACATTTATAACTGTTCATGA